A genomic stretch from Lathyrus oleraceus cultivar Zhongwan6 chromosome 2, CAAS_Psat_ZW6_1.0, whole genome shotgun sequence includes:
- the LOC127120259 gene encoding cytochrome P450 90B1: MSDSDITFYCLSSILSLLLIFILIKTKQTKPKLNLPPGKMGWPFLGETIGYLKPYSATTIGEFMEQHIARYGKIYKSKLFGEPAIVSADAGLNRFILQNEGKLFECSYPRSIGGILGKWSMLVLVGDMHRDMRVISLNFLSHARLRTHLLKEVEKHTLLVLSSWKEKSTFAAQDEAKKFTFNLMAEHIMSLQPGEIETEKLKKEYVTFMKGVVSAPLNFPGTAYWKALKSRCKILKFIEEKMEERIKRMKDGNENLEEDDLLNWVLKHSNLSTEQILDLILSLLFAGHETSSVSIALAIYFLPGCPRAIQQLREEHREIARVKKQAGETELTWEDYKKMEFTHCVVNETLRLGNVVRFLHRKALKDVRYKGYDIPCGWKVLPVIAAVHLDPLLFDQPQHFNPWRWQNNGNCSNASSNNNNNFLPFGGGPRLCAGSELAKLEMAVFIHYLILNYHWELIDNNDQAFAYPFVDFPKGLRIQVQPHQL, encoded by the exons ATGTCTGACTCAGACATAACTTTCTACTGTCTTTCATCCATTCTTTCTCTTCTTCTCATCTTCATTctcatcaaaacaaaacaaaccaAACCCAAACTCAATCTTCCTCCAGGAAAAATGGGTTGGCCTTTTCTTGGCGAAACCATTGGTTACTTGAAACCTTATTCCGCTACAACAATAGGTGAATTCATGGAACAGCACATAGCAAG GTATGGTAAAATTTATAAGTCAAAATTGTTTGGTGAACCAGCAATAGTTTCGGCAGATGCAGGGTTGAATAGGTTCATTTTGCAGAATGAAGGAAAATTATTTGAGTGTAGCTATCCTAGAAGCATTGGTGGAATACTTGGGAAATGGTCTATGTTGGTTTTGGTTGGTGACATGCATAGAGACATGCGTGTTATATCTCTCAACTTTTTGAGTCATGCTAGATTAAGAACTCATCTTTTGAAAGAGGTTGAGAAACATACTCTTCTTGTTTTGAGTTCTTGGAAGGAAAAATCCACATTTGCAGCTCAAGATGAAGCCAAAAAG TTCACATTTAATTTGATGGCAGAGCACATTATGAGTTTGCAACCTGGGGAAATAGAGACAGAGAAATTAAAGAAAGAATATGTTACTTTCATGAAAGGTGTTGTATCAGCACCATTGAATTTTCCAGGAACTGCGTACTGGAAAGCATTAAAG TCTAGGTGCAAAATATTGAAATTCATAGAGGAAAAAATGGAAGAAAGAATCAAAAGAATGAAAGATGGAAATGAAAATTTGGAGGAAGATGATCTTTTGAATTGGGTTTTGAAACATTCAAATCTTTCAACAGAGCAAATTCTTGACTTGATTCTGAGTTTGCTTTTTGCTGGTCATGAAACTTCTTCTGTTTCTATAGCTTTGGCTATTTACTTTCTTCCCGGTTGCCCTCGAGCTATACAACAATTAAGA GAGGAACACAGAGAAATTGCCAGAGTAAAAAAGCAAGCAGGGGAAACAGAACTGACTTGGGAAGATTACAAAAAAATGGAATTTACTCATTGT GTTGTGAATGAAACACTTAGGCTAGGTAATGTTGTGAGGTTCCTTCATAGGAAAGCTCTTAAAGATGTTCGGTACAAAG GTTATGATATTCCTTGTGGGTGGAAAGTCCTTCCGGTTATTGCAGCCGTGCATTTGGATCCATTGCTTTTTGACCAACCTCAACACTTCAATCCATGGAGATGGCAG AACAATGGAAATTGCTCAAACGCAAGCAGTAATAATAACAACAATTTCTTACCGTTTGGAGGAGGACCACGACTATGTGCAGGATCAGAATTAGCAAAGCTTGAAATGGCTGTTTTCATCCACTATCTCATCCTCAACTACCATTGGGAATTAATCGATAATAATGATCAAGCTTTTGCCTACCCTTTTGTCGATTTTCCTAAAGGCCTACGAATTCAAGTTCAACCCCATCAATTATAA